A single window of Culicoides brevitarsis isolate CSIRO-B50_1 chromosome 3, AGI_CSIRO_Cbre_v1, whole genome shotgun sequence DNA harbors:
- the LOC134835905 gene encoding uncharacterized protein LOC134835905, producing the protein MSSSTTNTAHFFTNGNSRQFDYVFKLYPQVLRLKAVAKSKKPDDLVKLDNWYQHELPKRIKQRGKDAHMVHEELVQTMKWKQTRGKFYPQLSYLIKVNTPRAVMMETKKAFKKLPNLEQAIGALSNLKGVGTTMASALLAAASPENAPFMADECIMAIPEIEGIDYTTKEYLNFCTHIQATVDRLNAEKDSNASWSAHRVELAVWTHYVASDLKPELLDGLSELGNGVAAVVPADTTNDASNDVDTVTTTTLHTTTNGVPPSSIEASDESNLEPAQPPAAQNGNGKCAIDSLDESSTRSEDSCEKAITPIGLISDEATNDSDSQNSLKRSLECESTEDTASLPAQPVISEKAEPETTTTDEPAKEEPDTNEPTCKKLKVDA; encoded by the exons ATGTCTTCTTCAACCACCAATACTGCTCATTTTTTCACCAACGGAAATTCACGGCAATTTGACTACGTTTTTAAGTTATATCCACAGGTTTTGCGCCTGAAAGCCGTGGCAAAGAGCAAAAAACCCGACGATTTGGTCAAATTGGATAACTG gTACCAACATGAACTACCCAAACGGATTAAACAAAGAGGCAAGGATGCCCATATGGTACATGAGGAGTTAGTTCAAACAATGAAATGGAAACAGACG cGTGGAAAGTTCTACCCTCAGTTGTCATACTTGATCAAAGTCAATACCCCACGTGCGGTCATGATGGAAACTAAGAAGGCATTTAAGAAGCTACCGAACTTGGAACAGGCAATTGGCGCCTTGTCAAACCTCAAGGGAGTCGGCACGACAATGGCATCCGCTTTGTTGGCAGCTGCATCGCCCGAAAATGCGCCCTTCATGGCGGACGAGTGCATCATGGCAATTCCCGAGATCGAAGGCATCGACTACACAACAAAGgagtatttgaatttttgtacacACATTCAAGCCACTGTTGATCGATTGAATGCTGAAAAAGACAGTAATGCGTCATGGTCTGCGCATAG AGTCGAGTTGGCGGTATGGACACACTATGTGGCGAGCGATTTGAAACCCGAATTGTTGGATGGCTTGTCGGAGCTCGGAAATGGCGTGGCAGCTGTCGTTCCCGCAGACACCACAAACGATGCGAGTAATGATGTGGATACTGTTACGACCACAACGTTacacacaacaacaaatgGAGTGCCTCCTTCATCGATAGAAGCATCTGATGAAAGTAACTTGGAACCTGCCCAACCTCCTGCAGCTCAAAATGGAAatggaaaat gTGCGATTGACAGTCTAGATGAGTCAAGTACGCGATCCGAAGACAGCTGTGAAAAGGCAATTACGCCAATTGGATTGATAAGTGATGAAGCCACAAACGACAGCGACTCACAAAACAGTCTTAAACG atcatTGGAATGTGAGAGCACTGAAGACACTGCATCATTACCAGCCCAACCAGTAATTTCAGAGAAAGCCGAAccagaaacaacaacaacagacgAACCAGCAAAGGAAGAACCTGACACAAACGAGCCTACATGCAAAAAGCTAAAAGTCGATGCATGA